From the genome of Bifidobacterium asteroides, one region includes:
- a CDS encoding DUF3046 domain-containing protein has translation MREREFWQLLEEVFGRVYGRSLARDQRLTALDAMTVIEALDAGVEPRVVWNVLCDQMEIPDSRRWGKDHNAPPLPAA, from the coding sequence GTGCGTGAGCGGGAATTCTGGCAGCTGCTGGAGGAGGTCTTCGGCCGGGTCTACGGGCGCAGTCTGGCCCGTGACCAGAGGCTGACCGCCCTGGATGCCATGACCGTAATAGAGGCCCTGGATGCGGGCGTGGAGCCGCGCGTGGTTTGGAATGTCCTCTGCGATCAGATGGAGATCCCCGACTCCCGCCGCTGGGGGAAGGACCACAATGCACCGCCCTTGCCGGCAGCCTGA
- the recA gene encoding recombinase RecA, with product MARQSNSGKAKKEEEGGVDPRRQAALNTALAQVEKSFGKGSAMRLGDKPTQDVEVIPTGSLALDMALGIGGLPRGRIVEIYGPESSGKTTLALHAVANAQAGGGVAAFIDAEHALDPEYAKKLGVDTDSLIVSQPDNGEQALEIADMLIRSGALDVIVIDSVAALVPKAEIEGDMGDSHVGLQARLMSQALRKMTGALSQANTTAIFINQLREKIGVFFGSPETTTGGKALKFYASVRLDIRRIQTLKNGDEAVGNRTKVKVVKNKMAPPFKIAEFDILYGEGISKEGSVLDMALQTNIVKKSGSWFTYEGDQLGQGRENVRQFLKDNPGLTKEIEDKVKVAFGLIPAPSEDNKVDQADAAQGSKKDDSAPVDINNTVPTAQAA from the coding sequence ATGGCACGTCAGAGCAACAGTGGCAAGGCGAAGAAGGAAGAGGAGGGCGGGGTCGACCCCCGTCGCCAGGCAGCCTTGAACACGGCCCTCGCGCAGGTGGAGAAGAGCTTCGGCAAGGGTTCGGCCATGCGTCTGGGCGACAAGCCCACCCAGGATGTGGAGGTCATTCCCACCGGGTCCCTGGCCTTGGACATGGCCCTGGGCATTGGTGGACTGCCCCGTGGCCGCATCGTTGAGATTTACGGTCCAGAATCCTCGGGCAAGACCACCTTGGCGCTGCATGCGGTAGCCAATGCACAGGCCGGTGGTGGAGTGGCTGCCTTCATCGATGCCGAGCACGCTCTGGATCCTGAGTACGCCAAGAAGCTGGGCGTAGACACGGACTCCCTGATCGTCTCCCAGCCGGACAACGGCGAGCAGGCGCTGGAGATCGCCGACATGCTGATCCGGTCGGGCGCCTTGGATGTAATCGTCATCGATTCGGTGGCCGCCTTGGTCCCCAAGGCCGAGATCGAGGGCGACATGGGCGACAGCCACGTGGGTCTGCAGGCCCGGCTGATGAGCCAGGCCCTGCGCAAGATGACCGGCGCCCTGTCACAGGCCAACACCACGGCCATCTTCATCAACCAGCTCAGGGAGAAGATCGGCGTCTTCTTCGGCAGCCCGGAGACCACCACCGGCGGCAAGGCACTGAAGTTCTACGCCTCGGTCCGCCTGGACATCCGCCGTATCCAGACCCTGAAGAACGGCGACGAGGCGGTGGGCAACCGCACCAAGGTCAAAGTGGTCAAGAACAAGATGGCTCCGCCCTTCAAGATTGCTGAATTCGACATTCTCTACGGGGAGGGCATCTCCAAGGAGGGTTCGGTTCTGGATATGGCCCTGCAGACCAACATCGTCAAGAAGTCGGGATCCTGGTTCACCTACGAGGGCGATCAGCTGGGTCAGGGCAGGGAGAACGTTCGTCAGTTCCTCAAGGATAACCCCGGCCTGACCAAGGAGATTGAGGATAAGGTCAAGGTTGCTTTCGGCCTTATTCCCGCCCCCTCCGAGGACAACAAGGTCGATCAAGCTGATGCTGCTCAAGGCAGCAAGAAAGACGACTCGGCTCCTGTCGACATCAACAACACTGTGCCCACTGCCCAGGCCGCATGA
- a CDS encoding regulatory protein RecX, whose amino-acid sequence MISAEDFLKENPVRLAQAEDSTDSSTESKYSRSDRLQADTVGLSGPAGSAGSAGIGAALDSAQKDDSYKEDGRPVQAAALGLGHGAQFGGSLEDIDNAANADVGDGSLPGRHSLGRRSARGSDRRTRRRGRRPRAGGFGGSSAPAAPRADAEDADACQEAALTLLDAAARSSGALARRLVNKGFDTNVVDQVIDRLIRLRLVDDQAYAQDLLHSCLHRTMGERGVLSEMTRKGLDPGLAAQVVAQASREGLFVDSAYELGRKVARKTAGLDLKVRKRRFWSAGSRKGHSPGLLTQVAAELFVSDDPLDGADCCQGTIR is encoded by the coding sequence ATGATCTCGGCCGAGGACTTCCTCAAGGAAAATCCTGTCCGTCTGGCGCAGGCCGAGGATTCCACCGACTCCAGCACAGAGTCGAAGTATTCTCGGTCGGACCGGTTGCAGGCAGACACTGTGGGTTTGTCTGGTCCGGCAGGTTCGGCGGGATCAGCAGGTATCGGAGCAGCTCTTGATTCTGCCCAGAAGGATGACAGCTACAAGGAAGACGGCCGCCCAGTGCAGGCCGCTGCCCTGGGTCTGGGGCATGGAGCCCAGTTCGGAGGCAGTCTGGAAGATATAGACAATGCTGCCAATGCTGATGTGGGTGATGGATCCCTGCCAGGTCGTCATTCCCTTGGCCGCCGTTCTGCCCGGGGTTCCGACAGGAGAACCCGCCGTCGTGGCCGTCGCCCGCGTGCTGGCGGCTTTGGCGGAAGTTCCGCGCCTGCAGCCCCACGAGCAGATGCAGAGGATGCAGATGCCTGCCAGGAGGCTGCCCTGACCCTGCTGGATGCGGCGGCTCGTTCCAGCGGAGCTTTGGCCCGTCGCCTGGTCAATAAGGGGTTTGACACGAACGTGGTCGATCAGGTGATTGACCGGCTGATCAGGCTGCGCCTGGTGGATGACCAGGCTTATGCCCAGGATCTGTTGCATTCCTGCTTGCATCGCACCATGGGGGAGCGGGGAGTGCTTTCGGAGATGACACGTAAGGGTTTGGATCCGGGACTGGCTGCACAGGTAGTGGCCCAAGCATCTCGTGAGGGACTCTTCGTCGACTCCGCCTACGAACTTGGCCGCAAGGTGGCCCGCAAGACAGCCGGACTGGATCTCAAGGTCCGCAAACGGCGATTCTGGAGTGCTGGATCCCGCAAGGGCCACAGTCCCGGCCTTCTCACCCAAGTGGCAGCGGAGCTTTTCGTCTCTGATGATCCTCTCGATGGAGCTGATTGCTGCCAAGGCACCATAAGGTAA
- the trpD gene encoding anthranilate phosphoribosyltransferase, translating into MRPLSWKSVLNSLVSGRHLSADEAEWCMNDLMDGNADPVQVGAVLSMQSALGLTSPEVEGAAKAMVGHAVPLKVRGDVTDIVGTGGDGAATVNLSTMGAIVAAAAGVRIVKHGNRAASSKSGTADCLEQLGLPLDLPPREVAAMADRYGITFVFAKTFHPAMRFAGPVRSSLGILTVFNLLGPLTNPVNPRYVAIGCAQRQLSSMMAQVFASRGQEGMVYTSVEGLDEMAPTGPVSIWEIHQGKVEERSFDPTRELGLDPVDLDDLRGGDPAFNASVVRDFLAGKPVPSRSTALLNAASAIVADGTQIDAGPEADLSVRFAQAYQLATEVVDQGRAADLLTAWIHGAQEAQSRCQQEERTHRPVLV; encoded by the coding sequence ATGCGGCCACTCAGCTGGAAATCCGTCCTGAACTCCTTGGTGTCCGGTCGACACCTGAGCGCGGATGAGGCCGAGTGGTGCATGAACGACCTGATGGACGGGAATGCCGACCCGGTGCAGGTGGGCGCTGTCCTGTCCATGCAGTCCGCCCTGGGGTTGACCAGCCCGGAGGTCGAAGGGGCTGCCAAAGCCATGGTGGGCCATGCGGTGCCGCTGAAGGTCAGGGGTGATGTGACCGACATCGTCGGTACCGGCGGCGACGGGGCAGCGACGGTGAACCTGTCAACCATGGGTGCCATCGTGGCTGCCGCAGCAGGGGTCAGAATCGTCAAGCACGGCAACCGGGCCGCATCCAGCAAGAGCGGCACCGCCGACTGTCTGGAGCAGCTGGGCCTTCCTCTGGACCTGCCGCCCCGGGAGGTGGCTGCCATGGCTGACCGCTACGGCATAACCTTCGTCTTCGCCAAGACCTTCCACCCTGCCATGCGTTTTGCCGGGCCTGTCCGCTCGTCGCTGGGCATCCTGACCGTCTTCAACCTGCTGGGACCCCTGACCAACCCGGTCAACCCGCGCTATGTGGCCATCGGATGCGCCCAGCGCCAGCTGAGCTCCATGATGGCCCAGGTTTTCGCTTCACGCGGTCAAGAGGGCATGGTCTACACCTCAGTCGAGGGCCTTGACGAGATGGCCCCGACCGGTCCGGTCTCCATTTGGGAGATCCACCAGGGCAAGGTGGAGGAGCGGTCCTTCGACCCGACCCGTGAACTGGGCCTTGACCCGGTGGATTTGGATGACCTGCGCGGTGGTGATCCCGCCTTCAACGCCAGCGTGGTCAGGGACTTCCTGGCTGGAAAGCCGGTGCCCTCCCGTTCCACTGCTCTGCTCAATGCGGCGTCGGCCATCGTGGCCGACGGCACGCAGATCGATGCCGGTCCCGAGGCCGATTTGAGCGTCCGGTTTGCCCAGGCCTACCAACTGGCCACCGAGGTTGTGGACCAGGGCCGGGCTGCCGACCTGCTGACGGCCTGGATTCACGGAGCCCAAGAAGCGCAGTCCCGCTGCCAGCAAGAGGAACGGACGCACCGTCCGGTCTTGGTTTAA
- a CDS encoding 1-acyl-sn-glycerol-3-phosphate acyltransferase has protein sequence MLYWFFVKLLGPLARTWFKPTVEGTGNIPKQGAAIIASNHLAVIDDALLPITCPRMIHFMGKAEYFSGKGIKGKFKKWWFSSVGVFPVDRSGGSKSLGAMETARSILEHGHIFGIHPEGTRSPDGRLYRGHTGAARLAFETGTTVVPTAIIGTRQLQEPGHVLPHKGRTKVIFGKPITVPYVPVNSLTHEEIRNLTDRIMQEIQEMSGQRYVDVYAQVIKAHESKEELG, from the coding sequence GTGCTGTACTGGTTCTTCGTCAAACTGCTCGGTCCGTTGGCGCGTACCTGGTTCAAACCGACCGTTGAAGGCACGGGGAACATTCCCAAGCAGGGGGCTGCCATCATCGCCTCCAACCATCTGGCCGTCATTGACGATGCCCTCCTGCCCATCACCTGCCCGCGGATGATCCACTTCATGGGCAAGGCCGAGTACTTCAGCGGCAAGGGGATAAAGGGCAAGTTCAAGAAGTGGTGGTTCAGCTCAGTCGGAGTCTTCCCCGTGGACAGGTCGGGCGGCTCCAAGTCGCTGGGAGCCATGGAAACGGCGCGCTCTATCCTTGAACATGGGCACATCTTCGGCATCCATCCAGAGGGCACTCGCAGCCCTGACGGCAGGCTCTACCGGGGGCACACCGGGGCTGCGCGGCTGGCTTTCGAGACCGGAACGACAGTGGTTCCCACCGCCATCATTGGTACCCGGCAGCTTCAGGAGCCCGGCCATGTGCTTCCGCATAAGGGCAGGACCAAGGTTATCTTCGGCAAGCCCATCACCGTGCCCTACGTGCCGGTCAACAGCCTCACTCACGAGGAGATCCGCAACCTGACCGACAGGATCATGCAGGAGATTCAGGAGATGAGCGGGCAGCGCTACGTGGACGTGTACGCCCAGGTCATCAAGGCGCATGAGAGCAAGGAAGAACTGGGCTGA
- a CDS encoding Stk1 family PASTA domain-containing Ser/Thr kinase — protein MSEADERTSDRIIDGRYRILREIAQGGMATVYEALDQRLSRHVAVKIMHTMLAQGPHRAQFEERFRREARSAAAIANPHIVQVYDTGVDEGLDYLVMEYVHGISLRRDMARQGVYPLKETLRIVGEILDGLASAHRAGVIHRDIKPENILINDRGHVEITDFGLARAAAQATLSSTGMLMGTAAYLAPETIENNEASPQSDLYAVGIIAYEMLTGTVPFASDNPVTIVFKHVHEDVPSLARVCPGIDPSVAALVSGLTDRSPENRPDDAGKALESLRKVVRGLDRQTMDYVLPAAASGQTESAIDETAGHDTEMDGSSMQTATAPNDGSEAAATGPENSDTVLAVPAPPETDAGTETRRYRLNDVDTPSRAETTTVLQPQDPATSPAGANVVPASVQTMQQGPETAKPKHQHRGLIVVLVILLVLALAGASGGAWWYYLGPGSYVALPKPDDIPCSENQECKVVGADYAKYARTLKVSGINVYTDYDFSDQVPKGAIMAAEPDTVGTHISKRGGSLNLTVSKGIRQATVPKDILMPDTSDGKDPIQALKAAGFDKIDHDSSKDQYSMDIPEGGAISVQPAPGTKTRHDTKVSLVLSKGRMPVAMPDIIGKARDDAKAALEALRLKVNYSEDWSDTVPRNQVISASHQAQEQLHWGDAVNVVISKGPQFISMPDVKGKSQDEATQILQGYGLKVNISAPLGNLTHTVRIQDPSPGTQIKVVNDDGSPAVVTLTMV, from the coding sequence ATGAGTGAAGCGGACGAGAGGACCAGCGACCGGATCATCGACGGGCGCTACCGCATTCTGCGCGAGATTGCGCAAGGTGGCATGGCCACGGTCTACGAGGCCCTGGATCAACGGCTGTCCAGACATGTGGCGGTCAAGATCATGCACACCATGCTGGCCCAGGGGCCGCACAGGGCCCAGTTCGAGGAGCGCTTCCGCCGCGAGGCCAGATCGGCAGCAGCCATCGCCAACCCCCACATCGTCCAGGTCTACGATACCGGCGTCGATGAAGGGCTGGACTACCTGGTCATGGAGTATGTCCACGGAATAAGCCTGCGGCGGGATATGGCCCGTCAGGGCGTCTATCCCCTGAAAGAAACCCTGCGCATTGTGGGTGAAATATTGGACGGCCTGGCCTCCGCCCACCGAGCTGGCGTCATCCACCGCGACATCAAGCCGGAAAACATCCTCATCAACGACCGCGGCCACGTGGAGATCACCGACTTCGGCCTGGCCCGCGCCGCCGCCCAGGCTACCCTGTCTTCGACGGGCATGCTCATGGGCACAGCCGCCTACCTGGCCCCCGAAACCATCGAGAACAATGAGGCCTCCCCCCAGAGCGACCTCTATGCCGTGGGCATCATCGCCTACGAGATGCTGACTGGCACGGTCCCCTTCGCCAGCGACAACCCGGTGACTATAGTTTTCAAGCACGTCCACGAGGACGTCCCCTCCCTGGCCAGGGTCTGCCCCGGAATCGACCCGTCCGTGGCCGCCCTGGTCTCCGGACTGACCGACCGCTCCCCCGAAAATCGGCCGGATGACGCAGGCAAGGCCTTGGAGAGCCTGAGGAAGGTGGTCAGGGGGCTGGACCGGCAGACCATGGATTATGTACTGCCTGCAGCAGCCAGCGGACAGACCGAATCCGCCATCGACGAAACGGCCGGGCACGACACTGAGATGGACGGATCGTCAATGCAGACGGCGACAGCACCCAACGACGGTTCTGAGGCTGCAGCAACCGGCCCGGAGAATTCGGACACGGTCCTGGCTGTGCCCGCCCCGCCAGAAACCGATGCGGGCACAGAGACAAGACGCTATCGACTCAACGACGTGGACACCCCCTCCCGGGCCGAAACCACAACCGTCCTGCAGCCTCAAGACCCGGCAACATCCCCCGCTGGCGCAAACGTCGTCCCGGCTTCTGTCCAGACCATGCAGCAAGGTCCCGAAACGGCCAAGCCCAAGCATCAGCATCGCGGATTGATCGTCGTGCTGGTGATTCTGCTGGTGCTGGCCCTGGCAGGAGCCAGCGGCGGCGCCTGGTGGTACTACCTGGGCCCAGGCAGCTATGTCGCCCTGCCCAAGCCGGATGACATCCCCTGCTCCGAAAATCAGGAGTGCAAGGTCGTCGGCGCCGACTACGCCAAGTATGCCCGCACGCTCAAGGTCTCAGGCATCAATGTCTACACCGACTACGACTTCAGCGACCAAGTGCCCAAAGGGGCCATCATGGCTGCGGAACCCGATACCGTCGGAACCCATATCAGCAAGCGGGGCGGCAGCCTCAACCTGACCGTCTCCAAGGGGATTCGCCAGGCCACAGTGCCCAAGGACATCCTCATGCCGGACACCTCCGACGGCAAGGACCCCATTCAAGCCCTGAAGGCGGCTGGGTTCGACAAGATCGACCATGACTCCTCCAAGGACCAGTACTCCATGGATATACCCGAGGGAGGCGCGATTTCAGTGCAGCCAGCCCCGGGGACCAAGACCCGGCACGACACCAAGGTCAGCCTGGTCCTGTCCAAGGGTCGGATGCCCGTGGCTATGCCCGACATCATCGGCAAGGCCAGGGACGATGCCAAGGCGGCCCTGGAAGCCCTCCGGCTCAAGGTCAATTACAGCGAGGACTGGTCAGACACGGTGCCCCGCAACCAGGTGATCTCCGCCTCTCATCAGGCCCAGGAGCAGCTTCACTGGGGCGATGCGGTCAACGTGGTGATTTCCAAGGGGCCGCAATTCATCAGTATGCCCGACGTGAAAGGCAAGAGCCAGGACGAGGCCACCCAAATCCTGCAGGGATACGGACTCAAGGTCAACATCTCCGCGCCGCTGGGCAATCTGACCCACACGGTGCGGATCCAGGACCCCAGCCCCGGCACTCAGATCAAGGTGGTCAATGATGACGGCTCGCCGGCTGTCGTGACCTTGACCATGGTCTGA
- a CDS encoding polyprenyl synthetase family protein has product MKSVTAARIEQRMEELLQSHCDHLIAPKSGSDHPLDQDPSQEALHEVILQAIEAGRGGKRLRALLLCDVWQALESVPNPDRAQAVVDLACALEVYQTSALVHDDIIDDSPRRRGHPAAHLTLSRSAAGYDSSDRPPAGPDARGTGLGILLGDLLASLSTNMALQAAADLPQGPAIGRAFQTMQTAVVTGQVLDMGMEEARLDDPVRLRCQALRTMAWKTASYTTLAPLALGLLAAGADLEGHKESVRALGLDLGLAFQLTDDLLDVTGDDRHTGKPVGGDIREGKRTVLVADTLAMADSDQAKEVRRLYDSPTERRKDAQVNMVRDLMQSCGAIEASRRRMADLSARAQTRAQTLADDLHLSAEGRTIFLNACRRFLPLAATAGYHERVSSIDAEAGQASEVQRAGQDEHE; this is encoded by the coding sequence ATGAAGAGCGTGACTGCAGCACGGATCGAACAGCGCATGGAGGAACTGCTCCAGAGCCATTGCGACCACCTGATTGCTCCAAAGTCCGGATCGGACCATCCCCTGGACCAGGACCCCTCTCAGGAGGCCTTGCATGAGGTCATCCTCCAGGCAATAGAGGCCGGCCGCGGAGGCAAACGACTGCGCGCCCTGCTGCTCTGCGACGTCTGGCAAGCTCTGGAGTCCGTGCCGAATCCGGACCGCGCACAGGCCGTAGTTGATCTTGCCTGCGCCTTGGAGGTCTACCAGACCAGCGCTCTGGTCCACGACGATATCATCGACGACTCCCCTCGTCGTCGGGGCCACCCTGCCGCCCATCTGACCCTGAGCCGGTCGGCCGCCGGATACGATTCGAGCGACCGGCCCCCTGCAGGCCCCGATGCCCGCGGCACCGGCCTGGGCATCCTTCTTGGCGACCTGTTGGCATCGCTGAGCACGAATATGGCCCTCCAGGCGGCCGCCGACCTGCCTCAGGGACCGGCCATAGGCAGAGCTTTTCAAACCATGCAGACGGCTGTGGTCACCGGCCAGGTCCTAGACATGGGCATGGAAGAGGCCCGCCTTGACGATCCGGTCCGCCTGCGCTGCCAGGCCCTGCGCACCATGGCGTGGAAGACCGCCTCCTACACCACCTTGGCTCCGCTGGCTCTGGGGCTGCTAGCTGCCGGGGCGGACCTCGAGGGGCATAAAGAATCGGTGCGCGCCCTGGGCCTTGATCTGGGGCTGGCCTTCCAACTAACGGACGATCTGCTGGATGTGACAGGCGACGACCGCCACACCGGCAAACCTGTGGGTGGCGATATCCGTGAGGGCAAGCGGACCGTCCTCGTGGCCGACACCTTGGCCATGGCCGATTCCGATCAGGCCAAGGAGGTTCGCCGACTCTACGATTCCCCAACCGAACGCCGCAAGGATGCCCAGGTGAATATGGTCCGCGACCTGATGCAGTCCTGCGGTGCCATAGAGGCCAGCCGGCGTCGTATGGCTGACCTGTCCGCCCGAGCCCAGACCCGAGCCCAGACCCTGGCCGATGATCTGCATCTGTCGGCAGAGGGCCGAACCATCTTCCTGAATGCCTGCCGACGCTTTCTGCCGCTTGCCGCCACCGCCGGGTATCATGAACGTGTATCTTCCATCGATGCCGAGGCCGGTCAGGCCTCCGAGGTGCAGAGGGCCGGACAAGACGAGCATGAGTGA
- a CDS encoding RNA polymerase sigma factor: MATKDTKSAKTAAVDTGKGRTSSTAGKTKTATRSKTSSKASRKTSSRKTAAASTSTVKTNRRPASKNTKKVEEEPTLQPEKQETDEDLLEDQEDDDRLDKSEDQLEDEPDEDDQEEDEISQIEDEAEEDRKAAHALAAKVKGAFVVDDSDDDENVTPSGNPKRRVVTAGATADPVKDYLKQIGRVSLLNAEQEVDLSERIEAGLYAQHLLDTEGEGLDFKRRRELKWAANDGKKAKDHLLEANLRLVVSLAKRYTGRGMLFLDLIQEGNLGLIRAVEKFDYTKGYKFSTYATWWIRQAITRAMADQARTIRVPVHMVEVINKLSRVQRQMLQDLGREPTPDELARELDMPVEKVQEVQKYGREPISLHTPLGEDGDSEFGDLIEDTDAIAPSDAVAFSLLQEQFQQVLETLSPREAGVIKMRYGLEDGQPKTLDDIGRVYGVTRERIRQIESKTMSKLRHPSRSQTLRDFLDQ; this comes from the coding sequence TTGGCCACGAAGGACACCAAGTCAGCCAAGACAGCCGCAGTGGATACCGGAAAGGGCCGGACCAGTTCAACCGCCGGCAAGACCAAGACCGCCACCAGATCCAAGACCAGCAGCAAGGCGTCCCGCAAGACCTCGTCCCGCAAGACCGCCGCTGCCAGCACTTCGACGGTCAAGACGAACCGCCGTCCGGCCTCCAAGAACACGAAGAAGGTCGAAGAGGAGCCGACCCTGCAGCCGGAGAAGCAGGAGACCGACGAGGACCTGCTCGAGGATCAGGAGGACGACGATCGGCTGGACAAGAGCGAGGATCAGCTGGAGGACGAGCCCGACGAGGACGATCAGGAGGAGGACGAGATCTCCCAGATCGAGGATGAGGCCGAGGAGGACCGCAAGGCCGCTCATGCCCTCGCCGCCAAGGTCAAGGGCGCTTTCGTCGTCGACGATTCCGATGACGATGAGAATGTCACCCCCTCAGGCAATCCCAAGCGTCGTGTTGTCACTGCCGGCGCCACTGCCGATCCCGTCAAGGACTACCTCAAGCAGATCGGCCGCGTCAGCCTGCTGAACGCTGAGCAGGAGGTTGATCTCTCCGAGCGTATCGAGGCCGGCCTCTATGCCCAGCATCTGTTGGACACCGAGGGCGAGGGCTTGGACTTCAAGCGTCGCCGCGAGCTCAAGTGGGCCGCCAACGACGGGAAGAAGGCCAAGGACCATCTGCTGGAGGCCAACCTGCGACTGGTGGTCTCATTGGCCAAGCGCTACACGGGCAGAGGCATGCTCTTTCTGGATCTGATTCAGGAAGGCAACCTGGGTCTGATCCGCGCTGTGGAGAAGTTCGACTACACCAAGGGCTACAAGTTCTCCACCTACGCCACCTGGTGGATCCGCCAGGCCATCACCCGCGCCATGGCCGACCAGGCTCGCACCATCCGTGTGCCCGTCCACATGGTTGAGGTCATCAACAAGCTTTCACGCGTCCAGCGGCAAATGCTGCAGGACCTGGGCCGCGAGCCCACCCCCGACGAGCTTGCTCGGGAGCTGGATATGCCCGTCGAGAAGGTCCAGGAGGTCCAGAAGTACGGGCGCGAGCCCATCTCCCTGCACACCCCTCTGGGCGAGGACGGCGACTCGGAGTTTGGCGATCTGATCGAGGACACCGATGCCATCGCCCCCTCGGATGCCGTGGCCTTCTCCCTGCTGCAGGAGCAGTTCCAGCAGGTGCTTGAGACCCTGAGTCCCCGCGAGGCCGGCGTCATCAAGATGCGCTATGGCCTGGAGGATGGGCAGCCTAAGACCCTGGACGACATCGGCCGCGTATACGGGGTGACCCGTGAGCGCATCCGCCAGATCGAGTCCAAGACCATGTCCAAGCTGCGGCACCCTTCGCGCTCGCAGACCCTGCGGGACTTCCTGGATCAGTGA